The following coding sequences lie in one Arachis stenosperma cultivar V10309 chromosome 5, arast.V10309.gnm1.PFL2, whole genome shotgun sequence genomic window:
- the LOC130981805 gene encoding formin-like protein 4, translating into MALKNAVLLLSLLFVSHIFLIQTCYSQTNFDPQNIETFYPIETAEEPPLPTINPEESSVAVPSSNSKVAKAVAATAACTLAVCGIVFFLGLRCFRAKKRIDITNTTTTTMASSATHRDHRNVVVPLPQPQPQPQPQPQVSVYERMEGNIKGLIVDENGLDVVYWKRLQDGKNSKEVLGKSHKNKENDHEGYYDQRTQPESNVQETPLLRGLSSNSSHLNIFPVEPYTIMKIPPPHPPPPINGFDKLDFVRPKPPSISSSSTPTPLSPSTPRIQDRKSSAPTLPPPPPPPPPIPKSQAVPPPCPPPVPERKSQAPPPQPPPLPPITGRKSQAPPPPPPLIPSRKGPPKGGNPKSSSKPPPTPIEAPSYSRKGKSKDEDMQETGNRQVKLKPLHWDKVNANLDHSMVWDKIDRGSFRVDDDLMEALFGYVVNHNTPKANESGSPSKGSSASAPSTKASTLLDPRKSQNTAIVLKSLAISRKEVIDALLDGHGLNTDTIEKLSRVAPTEEEQSLILQYRGDPENLPAAESFLYHTLKAVPSAFKRLNAMLFRLNYDAEIVEIKEFLQTLELGCKELRNQGVFLKLLEAVLKAGNRMNAGTHRGNAQAFNLASLRKLSDVKSTDGKTTLLHFVVEEVVRSEGKRAVLNRDYSMSRSSSRSRSSSSISSGNTENSVSDEQRKREYIILGLPIVGGVSSEFSNVKKATLTDYKSFVGSISALSARIAEIRELVLKCGGNDKGGNFAREMNRFLSEAEEEVKLVSEEHGRVMQLVKKTTAYYQGGGAWKESEQPLQLFEIVKDFLGMVDQACIEIARNMQKRKGTK; encoded by the exons ATGGCTCTGAAGAATGCTGTACTTCTTCTGAGCCTTCTCTTTGTTTCACATATTTTTTTGATACAAACATGTTACTCCCAAACCAATTTTGATCCTCAGAACATTGAAACTTTCTATCCAATTGAAACAGCAGAAGAACCACCATTACCAACAATAAATCCAGAAGAATCGTCAGTGGCAGTACCATCATCAAACAGTAAAGTAGCAAAGGCTGTAGCTGCAACTGCAGCATGCACACTAGCTGTTTGTGGAATTGTGTTCTTCTTAGGTCTAAGGTGCTTCAGAGCAAAGAAGAGAATTGACATAACCAACACTACTACAACAACCATGGCTTCTTCTGCAACACATAGAGATCATAGGAATGTTGTGGTGCCTCTGCCTCAGCCTCAGCCTCAACCTCAACCTCAACCTCAGGTGAGTGTGTACGAGAGAATGGAAGGTAACATAAAAGGGCTGATTGTTGATGAGAATGGTTTGGATGTTGTATATTGGAAAAGGCTTCAAGATGGTAAGAACTCAAAAGAGGTATTGGGTAAAAGtcacaaaaacaaagaaaacgaTCACGAAGGATATTATGATCAAAGGACACAACCTGAATCTAATGTTCAAGAAACTCCTTTGCTAAGAGGGTTATCTTCAAATTCTTCACATTTGAATATATTTCCTGTAGAACCATACACTATTATGAAGATTCCACCacctcatcctcctcctccaaTTAATGGTTTTGATAAACTTGATTTTGTTCGCCCAAAACCACCCTCCATTTCTTCATCATCAACTCCTACACCACTTTCACCTTCCACTCCAAGAATTCAAGATAGAAAAAGTTCAGCACCTACACTACCGCCACCTCCACCACCTCCGCCACCAATTCCAAAGAGCCAAGCAGTGCCACCACCATGTCCTCCACCAGTACCAGAAAGAAAGAGCCAAGCACCTCCACCACAACCACCTCCTCTTCCACCAATTACTGGTAGAAAGAGCCAAGCCCCGCCACCGCCGCCTCCACTGATTCCTTCTAGAAAGGGGCCACCAAAGGGAGGAAATCCAAAGTCATCATCAAAACCACCTCCTACCCCTATTGAAGCACCATCATACTCGAGAAAAGGCAAATCTAAAGATGAAGATATGCAAGAAACCGGCAATCGTCAAGTGAAACTGAAGCCTCTGCATTGGGATAAAGTCAATGCTAATCTTGATCACTCCATGGTTTGGGACAAAATTGACCGTGGCTCCTTCAG GGTCGATGATGATCTTATGGAAGCTCTCTTTGGCTATGTTGTTAACCACAACACCCCAAAAGCGAATGAGTCAGGGAGTCCAAGCAAGGGTTCCTCTGCCTCAGCTCCATCAACAAAGGCATCCACCCTTCTTGACCCAAGAAAATCACAGAACACTGCCATTGTGTTGAAATCTCTTGCAATATCAAGAAAAGAAGTCATTGATGCACTCCTTGATGGTCATGGCCTCAACACAGACACCATTGAAAAGCTTTCTAGAGTTGCTCCAACAGAAGAAGAGCAATCTCTAATACTCCAATACAGAGGAGATCCTGAAAACCTTCCTGCAGCGGAGTCCTTCCTGTATCATACTCTCAAAGCCGTTCCTTCGGCGTTTAAGCGCTTGAATGCCATGCTGTTCAGGCTGAACTATGATGCCGAGATTGTCGAAATCAAGGAGTTTCTGCAGACACTTGAGTTGGGATGTAAGGAGCTTAGGAACCAAGGAGTGTTCCTGAAGCTTCTTGAAGCAGTGCTTAAGGCCGGAAATCGCATGAATGCAGGTACTCATAGAGGTAATGCTCAAGCTTTCAACTTGGCTTCTCTTAGGAAACTTTCTGATGTGAAGAGCACCGATGGAAAAACCACATTGCTTCACTTTGTGGTTGAGGAAGTGGTCCGATCTGAAGGCAAACGTGCTGTTCTCAATCGAGACTACAGCATGAGCCGAAGTAGCAGCAGAAGTAGAAGTAGCAGCAGTATTAGCAGTGGAAACACTGAGAATTCTGTTTcagatgaacaaagaaaaagggaatacaTAATACTAGGATTGCCAATTGTTGGAGGGGTCAGTTCTGAGTTCTCCAATGTAAAGAAAGCAACACTAACAGATTACAAAAGTTTTGTTGGTTCAATCTCAGCACTTTCAGCAAGGATAGCTGAGATTCGAGAACTCGTTTTGAAGTGTGGAGGAAATGATAAAGGAGGGAATTTTGCAAGAGAAATGAACCGTTTTCTATCAGAAGCTGAGGAAGAAGTGAAATTGGTGAGTGAAGAACATGGAAGGGTGATGCAGCTTGTGAAGAAAACAACAGCTTATTATCAAGGAGGAGGGGCATGGAAAGAGAGTGAACAACCACTTCAACTGTTTGAGATAGTGAAGGATTTTCTGGGAATGGTTGATCAAGCATGCATTGAGATTGCTCGTAACATGCAGAAGAGGAAGGGCACAAAGTAG
- the LOC130981806 gene encoding protein WVD2-like 7 has translation MGETSASNDGLQASVSLGRFENDSLSWERWSSFSPNKYMEEVEKCATPGSVAQKKAYFEAHYKKIAARKAELLAQEKQNEDQNGMHITGENSGAGAVFDVFNKPGYVEVVKIESSSVDEISRSYVVSRDYVSSSAKAENEELKTGSHSSQLTDKPEEVVSTKQEESIDVEVEDVKKISHVVYKVKETGNAAEVEVKELTLDHTKNVEAKHLTLDHPREYKVTPIKRESNVAKTKKTSMRPTPKISQISTPRSSSSKPTLTQTKLPASSSSTKNADSPSLSRKQIASSGQSRKVANKSLHMSMSLGLSNHDPAPHSTVGKSLIMQKMGDKDIVRRAFKTFQNNYNQPNYSGEDRSLVKRQVPARGTKPKVSTSTAPQKENGQPTKVESIDRRSADSVQATSVLRRDVRAEKGKESFRKIEEKSNTKMVVERTHLQPKIKEEKEAEIKKIKPNFKAYTSTSILARTKSVKDKESFRKG, from the exons ATGGGAGAAACATCAGCTTCCAATGATGGCTTGCAAGCTTCTGTTTCATTGGGTAGATTTGAGAATGATTCATTGTCTTGGGAGAGATGGTCTTCTTTCTCTCCAAACAAGTACATGGAGGAGGTTGAGAAGTGTGCCACACCTGGATCAGTGGCACAGAAAAAAGCCTACTTTGAAGCTCATTACAAGAAGATTGCTGCCCGCAAAGCCGAATTGCTTGCACAAGAGAAGCAAAATGAAGATCAAAATGGTATGCATATCACTGGCGAAAATTCCGGTGCTGGTGCAGTCTTTGATGTATTCAACAAACCAGGTTATGTTGAAGTGGTTAAGATAGAATCTAGTTCTGTTGATGAGATTAGTAGGAGCTACGTAGTTTCTAGAGATTATGTAAGTTCTTCAGCCAAGGCAGAGAATGAAGAACTGAAAACCGGATCACATAGTTCGCAGTTGACAGATAAGCCTGAAGAAGTTGTCAGCACGAAACAAGAAGAAAGTATTGATGTTGAAGTTGAAGATGTGAAGAAAATTTCGCATGTCGTGTACAAGGTCAAGGAGACAGGAAATGCCGCAGAAGTTGAAGTAAAAGAACTGACACTGGATCATACTAAGAATGTTGAAGCAAAGCATCTGACATTGGATCATCCTAGGGAATATAAG GTTACCCCCATAAAAAGGGAAAGCAATGTGGCCAAGACAAAGAAGACATCAATGCGACCTACACCTAAGATATCCCAAATTTCAACACCAAGAAGTTCAAGTTCAAAGCCTACATTAACTCAAACAAAGCTACCAGCATCCAGTTCTTCTACTAAAAATGCAGATTCTCCATCTTTATCAAGGAAGCAAATTGCTTCAAGTGGCCAGAGCAGAAAAGTTGCTAACAAATCCCTTCACATGTCCATGAGCTTGGGACTAAGTAATCATGATCCGGCTCCTCATAGTACAGTGGGGAAATctttaattatgcagaaaatggGAGATAAGGACATAGTGAGACGAGCATTTAAGACATTCCAGAACAATTACAACCAGCCAAATTATTCTGGTGAGGACAGATCCTTGGTGAAAAGACAG GTTCCTGCAAGGGGGACAAAGCCAAAGGTTTCTACCTCTACAGCTCCGCAGAAAGAAAATGGACA GCCAACAAAGGTTGAGAGTATTGATAGAAGAAGTGCAGATTCTGTACAAGCTACTTCAGTTCTGAGAAGAGATGTTAGAGCGGAGAAAGGGAAAGAG TCCTTTAGAAAAATAGAGGAAAAATCGAATACAAAAATGGTGGTAGAAAGAACACATCTTCAACCAAAAATAAAG GAGGAAAAAGAGGCAgagataaaaaagataaaaccTAATTTCAAGGCTTACACCTCTACCAGCATATTGGCCAGGACAAAAAGTGTCAAAGACAAAGAGTCATTCAGAAAAG GTTGA